GTCTTGGATTTCCACTCATTGGCTCAGCACACTCTCCCAGAGATGTGAGTACTAtatgaattattatttaaaagattgGCACTGGACCTGCTCTTGAGGAAAGTAACATTGATGTCACTGTTGCCTAATCCAGACTCAATTATTCTTGTTGGATAGAAGGAATGAGaaacaaaccaagcaaccatGTGTCCTGTCAACTAGAactctcattttcatttattgaaCCTCATAATTTTATAGTGTACTTTTTTTAATCGGCTTCTGGAGTCTCTTAATCTAGTACAACCGAAGACACTAATTTGGAGACTCAGGTTTTAGAAagcattttgttatttatattctACCTTTGGTGTTTATAATTCATTGGTTGGTTATACATTGGgaagatgtaattttttttttacttggttACAGGGCTCAGCTGAAGTTGTGTATACCAGAAGAAGTGATGCAGTTGCTGCTCTTAAGCGGTATAATAATGTTCTCTTGGATGGTAAACCCATGAGAATTGAAATTGTAGGTGCCAATGCAGAAATGCCTGTTTCAGCTCGTGTGAATGTCACTGGAGTAAACGGAAGGAGGAGAAGGACCGTTGTTATGAcgtaagttttttattttgtcccttctctctctcaacactTGAAGCCCAATGACTGAATGTCTAGATGACCTCATATTTGATTGTAATTACATATGATGTGTATAAGTTTTGAATTTGTTTAAATTGTCTTGTTGAAGAGTTATCAATGGAGGTTTAGTTTCGACCACGTCTCTTTAATGCTTGGAGCTATAGTCATCGGATGTTATTTTTCCTTTACTTGTCTAATGATAGAATGTCTCTCAACACTTGAAGCCCAATGACAGCGTCTTGATGACATCATATTTGATTGTAATTACATATGATGTCTATCAGTTTTGAATTTGTTTAAATTGTCTTGTTGAAGAGTTATTGATGGAGGTTTTGTTTCGACCACATCCCTATAATACTTGGAGCTAGAGTCATCGGATGTTATTTTCCTTTAGTTGTCTAATGGTTGATTTTTTTCCCTATCAAAGACTCAATAAATTTTCAATGATATTTTTCGGTCAAGAAATTATGGAGCCTGCTGCCTGAAGATTATTGTCTGAACTTGTGGATATTGTATTGCGGTTTTATCTTATATTTGTGGATCTTTTGTACGTGAGATGCTATTCTTGTTGAGCTCGCCATGATGGATAAATTTTTCAAGGttttataacataatttttgttttagtttttatctTCTAGTTATTATCTTCTAGAGAAATGATATAGCcattaaaaattttacaaaagcaAACTAACATGGCTTCATATGATacattagatttactttacaataaaagtagtttTACAATTTCACGTGTTACATTAAGCCACGTCAGTTTATAGGTTTACTTTTGTGTGATCAATTTGTGGCCAAAGCATTTCTCTGTCTTCTAACACAGTTGCAACTTGCAAGTACTCTACTGATGCTTGATGTTATGCAGGCCTGGAGCTGGTCCAATTGGAGGCTCTGCTGCTGTCAAGCGTGGCTCTGGGTAAATCTTTTGTATGCTAATACATTTTTCTTCCTTACAGGCATGTTTTTGTCTGTTAATATAAATTTGTGTAGAAAATTATGGAGAACACCATTTCagcatttattaataatttgttATTCTTTCATCATATATGATTGGCATGTTTACTTTATTTTCTATGATCTATGATACCTTATGCTTTTCATATTTCATACCTTGCTCAAATTGCAATGAAGTGTCAAGGCTGTGTTACTTATTAGCTAAGAACTTATATCTTACAAACTTGTCTGGGAGGAAAATAGGCCTAGCTCAGCTGAGTACCAGGGTGTTTGCCTGTTGAAGTGATTAGTTGTGACTAAACTTGAGTTTGACGATTGTCAGTCCAGCCAACCATTCACGTTTGAAAGAAGATATCATAGGCTATGCTGTTTGTGTGTTTGAGAACGTCAACTACGATGGGGGGAGAAGAAGCTTAATCTCAGTATGATCAATTATATATAGGCTTTGGATTAGATCATTTTCATTAAATTCTTTTCATGGAAGAACTGGTGAGTTTAGTCTAACTTTGATGCCAATTATTTTGCTATTACTGGGATCACAGTTATTGACTGCTTCCATATCAGCAGCTAGTATAGAGATTTGCTACGCTACTTACATGTTTCTGATCTTCTTGCAGTCGTAATCGTTTTGGGGGTACAAGTAGCCGTGGCCGTGGCAGTGGCAGTGCCCGTGCTCAGGTACAGGATCTGGGTCGAGGTCGGGGTGGGAGCCGGGGCTGGGGCCGTGGCCGAGGCCGAGTCCGGGGACGCGGTCGTGGATCTGAAAATAATCAACCTGTTGATATGTCTGTTGATGAACTTAACGAAGACCTGGAGAACTATCATGCTGTAGCCAAACATACTTGAATTTTCAAGCCGTGATGGCTGGGGGAACTGCTCCGGAATTAAGCATATCAGTAGTAGCCAAGATTAGCTATGGGAGATGTACAAATTGTATCTTTCTTTGTTGGCTTATGtcctttttgtttcttggtGCTGTAGATTGCCATGTGTTTAAGCGTTAATTAATCTGtttgaaggttttttttttttttttaaaaaaaaaatcttaaaaattttcGTATTTTAAGAGTTTTTTTGTGCTTCTGCAAGCCTTATTTAGTTGCTTATATATTATCAACTTCTTGTAGATGATTGAATTTTTGTTTGCCATTCAGACTGAATATGCTGTCGAATGCTATTGTAACTTGGGCCTTCCAACTCCAACATTCAATCGAGCAATGATGACATGGCCGATGGTGCCAAGCATGACTCTTGGGAGCTTTTTTTTAACAGTTCGACCTTtcgtcttctttttttcttttcttttcttttttttttcctaatttgtTGATGGATCATATGA
The genomic region above belongs to Carya illinoinensis cultivar Pawnee chromosome 4, C.illinoinensisPawnee_v1, whole genome shotgun sequence and contains:
- the LOC122307272 gene encoding THO complex subunit 4D-like isoform X1, with the translated sequence MATALDLSLDDLIKNRGSRERGRGRGRARRGRGPGRAYNGGRMPGAVRRGPLAVNARPSSYTIAKSIRRPRTFPWQHDLFEESLRAAGIPGIGIGTKLYVSNLDYGVTNEDIRELFCEIGDLKRYAVHYDKSGRPNGSAEVVYTRRSDAVAALKRYNNVLLDGKPMRIEIVGANAEMPVSARVNVTGVNGRRRRTVVMTPGAGPIGGSAAVKRGSGRNRFGGTSSRGRGSGSARAQVQDLGRGRGGSRGWGRGRGRVRGRGRGSENNQPVDMSVDELNEDLENYHAVAKHT